Proteins co-encoded in one Flavobacteriaceae bacterium MAR_2009_75 genomic window:
- a CDS encoding putative NAD(P)-binding protein: MKETEKTAIILGATGLTGGRLLEFLLEDDRYGKVKLFSRSSVGFDHPKLEEHLGDLLNLSSFKNEFKADEVFCCIGTTKSKTPDKEVYEKIDYGIPVTAARLCKENKISTFVVISALGANAQSKIFYNRMKGQMEDAVLEQRIENTYILRPSLIGGKRKEKRLGEWIFKQVMKLANLVLVGGLEKYRSIEPGTIAECMLWLANNSYETNRIESDKIKELAGK, translated from the coding sequence ATGAAGGAAACAGAAAAGACAGCGATTATTCTTGGTGCTACAGGGCTAACTGGAGGAAGACTTCTGGAATTTTTACTAGAAGATGATAGGTATGGTAAAGTGAAATTATTTTCCCGATCGTCGGTAGGTTTTGATCACCCAAAATTGGAGGAACATTTAGGCGATTTATTGAATTTGTCAAGTTTTAAGAACGAATTTAAGGCTGATGAAGTGTTTTGCTGCATAGGTACTACCAAGTCTAAAACCCCAGATAAGGAGGTTTATGAAAAAATAGATTACGGAATTCCCGTGACGGCGGCTCGATTATGTAAAGAAAATAAAATTTCAACCTTTGTGGTGATTTCCGCCTTGGGAGCCAATGCCCAAAGCAAGATTTTTTATAATAGGATGAAAGGGCAAATGGAGGATGCCGTTTTAGAACAGAGAATTGAAAACACCTATATTTTACGACCATCGCTCATTGGAGGAAAGCGGAAAGAAAAGAGGTTGGGCGAATGGATTTTTAAGCAGGTGATGAAATTGGCCAATTTGGTTTTAGTGGGAGGTCTAGAAAAATACCGTTCTATAGAACCCGGCACTATTGCAGAATGTATGTTGTGGTTAGCCAATAACAGTTATGAAACCAATAGAATAGAATCGGATAAAATCAAAGAACTAGCGGGCAAGTGA
- a CDS encoding SulP family sulfate permease, translated as MKNLFSNLRGDLFGGITAGIVALPLALAFGVSSGMGPSAGLYGAIFISFFAALFGGTNTQISGPTAPMTAVSMVVIAGIIALNDGSLEKALPAILIVFLLAGLMQIGLGLLGIGKYIRYIPYPVVSGFMTAIGVIILVTQILPAIGYYPKEDAEFVNQFKPMAEEIILDNILKEEAGEGILVLEDFEETIKRAGKITEADMLKEAQTLAKSEASGVLGAIKVFPRALQNINWLELILALSTIVIIYGFKRITTTIPSALVALVVVSGVAYGFGLNYRPIEQIPSGFPTPNLGIFTGFQLDSVTPYVFTALTLALLGAIDSLLTSVVADNMTKTKHQPNKELVGQGIGNSIAAVFGGIPGAGATIRTVVNINAGGKTKLSGMVAGVLLLIILLALGPVASQIPAAVLAGILVTVGIGVMDYKGLKAIPSLPKDMSLGPIKFSSEVVIMLVVLVLSSIWNLVYAVGVGLVIASLMFMKKMGDLTAERSDVTPLDEKDWVHEVNFPQSLKEEVFIKHLKGPLFFGSTSEFQQLANQIPRTASTVIILMGRMQYMDQSGLYTLEDVLIDLKKSDINVLLVEVLQQPRYMMERVNVIPKLIPEEHIFNDFESCLVWIKDNVKDKHTANENNQLIE; from the coding sequence ATGAAAAATTTATTCTCAAACCTTCGAGGTGACCTATTTGGCGGCATCACTGCGGGTATCGTCGCCCTACCTCTGGCATTAGCTTTCGGTGTGAGTTCAGGCATGGGACCAAGTGCCGGATTATATGGTGCAATTTTTATAAGCTTTTTTGCCGCCCTATTCGGTGGCACCAATACTCAAATTTCCGGGCCGACAGCTCCAATGACCGCTGTAAGCATGGTCGTTATTGCTGGTATTATTGCCTTGAACGACGGAAGCCTGGAAAAGGCTCTTCCTGCTATTCTTATCGTATTTCTTTTAGCCGGTCTTATGCAAATTGGCCTTGGCCTTTTAGGCATTGGCAAGTACATTCGTTATATTCCTTACCCTGTTGTTTCCGGTTTCATGACCGCAATAGGTGTTATTATTTTGGTGACACAGATTTTACCGGCAATAGGTTATTACCCTAAAGAGGATGCTGAATTTGTCAATCAATTCAAGCCAATGGCGGAAGAAATTATATTGGACAATATTCTTAAGGAGGAAGCAGGCGAGGGTATACTGGTTCTTGAAGATTTTGAGGAAACCATAAAGAGAGCTGGAAAAATTACTGAGGCCGACATGCTGAAAGAAGCCCAGACCTTAGCTAAAAGCGAAGCTTCTGGCGTGCTTGGGGCTATAAAAGTTTTTCCTAGGGCATTGCAAAATATCAATTGGCTAGAACTAATTCTAGCACTATCGACAATTGTTATCATTTATGGCTTTAAACGTATAACTACCACTATACCAAGTGCCCTTGTTGCCCTTGTCGTGGTTTCTGGAGTCGCTTACGGTTTTGGTTTGAATTATCGGCCTATTGAGCAAATACCAAGTGGTTTTCCGACTCCAAACTTAGGTATATTCACTGGTTTTCAACTTGATTCTGTAACCCCCTATGTTTTTACCGCTTTGACTTTAGCGCTATTAGGTGCTATTGATTCACTGTTGACTTCAGTCGTAGCAGATAACATGACCAAAACCAAACATCAGCCCAACAAAGAATTGGTGGGTCAAGGTATTGGTAATAGTATAGCTGCTGTTTTTGGTGGAATACCAGGTGCAGGAGCTACAATCAGAACCGTTGTAAATATCAATGCCGGAGGTAAAACAAAACTTTCAGGTATGGTTGCAGGGGTGCTTCTTTTAATTATTCTTTTGGCTCTAGGGCCAGTTGCATCGCAAATTCCAGCAGCCGTTCTTGCCGGTATTTTAGTAACTGTAGGTATCGGTGTAATGGATTATAAAGGTTTAAAAGCTATACCTAGCCTACCTAAAGACATGAGCTTAGGGCCGATCAAATTTAGTTCTGAAGTGGTAATAATGCTTGTTGTTCTGGTATTATCGTCTATATGGAATTTGGTCTACGCAGTTGGTGTTGGTCTTGTAATTGCATCTCTTATGTTCATGAAAAAAATGGGCGATTTAACGGCAGAACGTTCTGATGTGACTCCCTTAGATGAAAAAGATTGGGTTCATGAAGTAAATTTTCCTCAAAGCTTGAAAGAAGAAGTTTTCATCAAACATCTCAAAGGGCCCCTATTCTTTGGGTCGACAAGTGAATTTCAACAATTGGCAAATCAAATACCCAGAACTGCATCGACGGTAATCATACTCATGGGACGCATGCAATATATGGATCAATCAGGGCTCTACACCCTCGAAGATGTGTTAATAGATTTGAAGAAATCTGATATTAATGTGCTTTTGGTTGAAGTACTTCAACAACCCAGATACATGATGGAGCGGGTCAACGTTATACCTAAGCTGATTCCTGAGGAACACATTTTCAATGATTTCGAAAGTTGTCTGGTTTGGATAAAAGACAATGTAAAAGACAAACATACCGCCAACGAGAACAATCAGTTAATCGAATAA
- a CDS encoding membrane fusion protein (multidrug efflux system) produces the protein MNVKTIYIALAGLLLFVSCKETQESAPQQQSAPSLKVIQLKKQDVTTYDLYSTSIQGKQNVEIRPKVSGFIQEIYVEEGQKVKKGQLLFKLETESLTQDANAAQASVNAAQVEVDKLKPLVEKNIISSVQLETAKAQLEQAKSAYQSISANIGYSRVTSPVDGYIGEIPFKVGTLVSNTTTTPLTTVSDISEVRAYFSLNEKELLEIKQRVAKEGRTIDIKKAPEVELVMVNGETYSHKGKIAMVNNIINSSTGSVTLRADFKNPNLILSSGSTGEIKIPTVMNEVFTVPMTATVDLQGNKMVYIVSPDNTITSQTITIAGQTKDKYIVKEGLEEGSKLVVEGVSKLKSGQTISPVEN, from the coding sequence ATGAATGTAAAAACCATATATATAGCACTAGCCGGCCTTTTGCTTTTTGTTAGTTGCAAAGAAACTCAAGAAAGTGCACCGCAACAACAAAGCGCTCCTTCCCTAAAGGTCATACAACTCAAAAAACAAGATGTTACCACCTATGACCTGTACTCAACTTCTATACAAGGAAAACAGAATGTTGAGATCAGACCAAAAGTCTCTGGCTTTATTCAAGAAATATATGTTGAAGAGGGCCAAAAGGTTAAAAAAGGCCAACTGCTATTTAAACTAGAGACCGAGTCTCTAACACAAGATGCCAATGCGGCACAAGCTTCGGTAAACGCAGCACAAGTAGAAGTCGATAAGTTAAAGCCCTTGGTCGAGAAAAATATCATCAGTAGCGTTCAATTAGAAACTGCCAAAGCTCAGCTAGAACAGGCTAAAAGCGCCTACCAGAGTATCTCTGCCAACATAGGTTATAGCCGTGTGACTAGCCCGGTAGACGGGTATATTGGCGAAATACCTTTTAAAGTGGGAACATTAGTTAGCAATACTACAACCACACCATTAACTACAGTATCTGATATTAGTGAAGTACGTGCTTATTTTTCTCTAAATGAAAAAGAACTACTAGAAATTAAACAACGTGTCGCCAAAGAAGGTAGAACCATAGACATAAAAAAAGCTCCCGAAGTTGAGCTCGTAATGGTCAACGGAGAAACCTATTCACATAAAGGTAAAATTGCCATGGTGAACAATATTATCAACAGCTCAACGGGGAGTGTAACCCTCCGCGCAGATTTTAAGAACCCGAACCTCATTTTAAGTTCAGGTAGTACAGGAGAAATTAAAATTCCGACGGTAATGAACGAAGTTTTCACTGTTCCTATGACCGCAACGGTAGATCTTCAAGGAAACAAAATGGTCTATATCGTTTCTCCCGATAATACTATCACCAGTCAAACCATAACCATCGCAGGTCAGACCAAAGACAAGTATATAGTTAAAGAAGGTTTGGAAGAAGGTTCAAAATTGGTTGTTGAAGGTGTATCTAAACTTAAGAGCGGGCAAACCATCAGTCCTGTAGAAAACTAA
- a CDS encoding phenylalanyl-tRNA synthetase alpha subunit → MTMIDTLKEHIAEVEKFTADNKEGVEAFRIKYLGKKGLLNDFFAEFKNVPNDQKKEFGQTINQLKTAATEKVNNLKSALESVSEEKGVYGDLTRPGEALELGARHPISIVKNQIIEIFSRIGFNVSEGPEIEDDWHNFTALNLPEYHPARDMQDTFFIQTDPDILLRTHTSSVQVRYMEKNQPPIRTISPGRVYRNEAISARSHCFFHQVEGLYIDTDVSFADLKQTLQFFTQELFGKSKIRLRPSYFPFTEPSAEVDVYWGLESETDYKMTKGTGWLEIMGCGMVDPNVLDNCGIDSKKYSGFAFGMGIDRIALLLHQISDIRLLSENDIRFLEQFKSAL, encoded by the coding sequence ATGACCATGATCGATACATTAAAAGAGCATATTGCAGAGGTTGAAAAATTTACAGCTGACAACAAAGAAGGTGTAGAGGCTTTCCGAATCAAATATTTAGGTAAAAAAGGATTGTTGAACGATTTCTTTGCGGAGTTCAAGAACGTACCTAACGACCAGAAAAAAGAATTCGGGCAGACCATAAACCAATTAAAAACCGCCGCCACTGAAAAAGTAAACAATCTTAAGTCGGCTTTAGAATCTGTTTCTGAAGAGAAAGGGGTTTACGGTGATCTTACTCGCCCGGGCGAGGCATTGGAGTTGGGAGCGCGGCACCCGATTTCTATTGTAAAAAATCAGATTATTGAGATATTTTCGAGAATTGGTTTCAACGTTTCCGAAGGTCCGGAAATTGAAGATGATTGGCACAACTTTACGGCTTTGAACCTTCCGGAGTATCACCCTGCCCGAGATATGCAAGACACCTTCTTTATACAGACGGATCCAGATATACTTTTGCGTACCCATACCTCATCGGTTCAGGTTAGGTATATGGAAAAAAATCAACCACCAATCCGGACCATTTCACCAGGTCGTGTTTATAGAAATGAAGCTATTTCGGCACGTTCACATTGCTTCTTTCATCAGGTGGAAGGCCTATACATAGATACCGATGTTTCATTTGCAGATTTAAAGCAAACACTTCAGTTCTTTACTCAAGAACTTTTCGGAAAATCAAAAATTCGTCTTCGCCCGTCATACTTCCCGTTTACCGAACCTAGTGCGGAAGTTGATGTTTATTGGGGGCTTGAAAGCGAAACCGACTATAAGATGACCAAAGGTACGGGTTGGTTAGAAATTATGGGCTGCGGTATGGTAGATCCTAATGTACTGGATAACTGCGGTATCGACTCAAAAAAATATTCAGGGTTCGCTTTCGGCATGGGCATAGACCGAATTGCCCTTCTACTTCATCAAATATCTGATATACGGTTGTTGAGCGAGAATGATATTCGCTTCTTAGAACAGTTTAAGAGCGCGCTCTAA
- a CDS encoding CYTH domain-containing protein, with translation MIEIERKFLVKSVDYKTVATSRERIVQGFLNTDPERTVRVRIKGDSGFLTVKGKSNEAGTTRFEWEHTITVKEAEQLIILCEKGIIDKTRYLVPVGNHIFEVDEFYGDNEGLTIAEVELSAEKERFQKPDWLGEEVTGDIKYYNSQLGKNPFRKW, from the coding sequence GTGATAGAAATAGAAAGAAAATTTTTGGTAAAATCCGTAGATTATAAGACGGTTGCTACCTCCAGAGAGCGTATTGTACAGGGTTTTTTAAATACCGATCCTGAACGTACGGTGCGTGTTAGAATTAAAGGCGATTCGGGATTCTTGACCGTTAAGGGTAAATCAAATGAAGCGGGCACCACACGCTTTGAATGGGAGCATACAATTACAGTTAAAGAGGCTGAGCAGCTTATAATTCTGTGTGAAAAGGGAATTATTGATAAAACCAGATACTTGGTACCCGTTGGCAATCATATTTTTGAGGTAGATGAATTTTATGGTGATAATGAGGGGTTGACTATTGCCGAAGTAGAATTATCCGCAGAAAAAGAAAGATTTCAAAAACCCGATTGGTTGGGGGAGGAAGTTACAGGCGATATTAAATACTACAATTCACAGCTGGGTAAAAACCCTTTTAGAAAATGGTAA
- a CDS encoding TetR family transcriptional regulator (manually curated) yields MSNKNTFLEQALTLFTQYGCKRVSMNDLAHALGVSKKTLYAHFKHKDELVLECVSLLLRRSHTKMSRFFYNAKPSVDPIKSITHIYRIALKELRNLSPTFIYSLKKYYQNAYKLYEDFRQKIVWTYILNLLEQAKNRGQVRENINLKLICELFLLRIDDIILPHSDFFNSYTTE; encoded by the coding sequence ATGTCAAATAAAAATACATTTCTAGAACAAGCATTAACCCTCTTTACCCAATATGGTTGTAAAAGGGTCAGCATGAACGATCTTGCCCATGCCTTAGGTGTTTCTAAAAAGACTCTTTATGCACATTTTAAGCATAAAGACGAACTTGTTCTAGAATGTGTTTCTTTATTGTTACGGCGCTCTCATACGAAAATGAGTCGTTTTTTTTATAATGCCAAGCCTTCGGTCGACCCCATTAAAAGTATAACTCATATTTACCGAATAGCCCTAAAAGAACTCAGAAACTTGAGTCCGACCTTTATTTATAGTCTTAAAAAATACTATCAAAATGCTTATAAATTATATGAAGATTTTCGCCAAAAAATAGTGTGGACATACATTCTAAACTTACTAGAACAGGCGAAGAATAGGGGCCAAGTACGTGAAAATATTAATCTGAAGCTGATTTGTGAACTTTTTCTATTACGAATTGACGATATCATCTTGCCCCACAGTGATTTCTTCAATAGCTATACTACCGAATAA
- a CDS encoding NodT family efflux transporter outer membrane factor (OMF) lipoprotein has product MLKNYKMKKQNNIKYLVVLVLPLLLQSCFVAKNYERPELETENLYRTDQLPQDSISMAEVSWREIFKDPQLQNYIEKGLSNNLDIRIAIQNVASAEAYLKQGKAGYYPTLTGTASVTRTKNSENSQFGSIFSEAIEQYQLSGNLSWEADIWGKIRSTKRASNASYLQSIAAHQAVKTQLVARIADTYYQLLALDRQQKVTKETLEARKSSLETTKALKEAGQVTEAGVKQTEAQVHTTEIILIDLENSIKLLENSFCLLLGEPSHTIERGQLNGQVINTELKTGVSSLLLANRPDVIQAEYALVNAFELTNVAKSSLYPSLTLTATGGLQSLELDNWLDASSLFSTLVGSLTQPIFNGRKLRTQLEAARAQQEQALLSYKKSLLVAGQEVSNALYNYEAETKKLNARKKELDSYSLAEDYSEELLNNGLVNYLEVLTARQNALNSELNLIDSKYGQLSSTVELYRALGGGWQ; this is encoded by the coding sequence ATGCTTAAGAATTACAAAATGAAAAAACAGAATAACATCAAATATTTAGTCGTTTTGGTATTGCCGCTCTTGTTACAATCTTGTTTTGTAGCCAAGAACTACGAGCGACCAGAATTAGAGACCGAAAATCTTTACCGAACAGACCAACTGCCACAGGATAGTATTTCTATGGCAGAGGTTTCCTGGAGAGAAATTTTTAAAGACCCTCAACTTCAAAATTATATTGAGAAAGGGTTGAGCAATAACCTAGATATTCGAATTGCGATACAAAATGTCGCCAGTGCGGAAGCTTATTTAAAGCAAGGGAAAGCAGGCTATTACCCCACACTGACCGGAACAGCAAGTGTTACCCGTACCAAAAACTCCGAGAACAGCCAGTTCGGTAGTATTTTTAGTGAAGCCATAGAACAATACCAATTATCTGGTAATCTTTCTTGGGAGGCTGATATTTGGGGAAAAATACGAAGCACTAAAAGAGCATCAAATGCCAGTTATTTGCAAAGTATAGCCGCTCACCAAGCAGTAAAAACCCAATTGGTAGCGAGAATTGCCGACACCTATTATCAACTATTGGCACTAGACCGACAACAAAAGGTTACCAAAGAAACTTTAGAGGCTAGAAAAAGTAGTTTAGAAACTACGAAAGCCTTAAAAGAAGCTGGTCAGGTTACTGAAGCTGGAGTTAAGCAAACCGAAGCCCAAGTGCATACCACAGAAATTATACTAATAGATTTAGAGAACAGCATTAAACTCTTAGAAAATAGCTTCTGTTTGTTATTAGGAGAACCTTCACATACTATAGAACGCGGTCAACTGAACGGGCAAGTAATCAACACAGAACTTAAGACGGGCGTTTCTTCTTTGCTACTCGCCAATAGACCAGATGTAATACAGGCAGAGTATGCCTTGGTAAATGCTTTTGAGCTCACAAATGTTGCCAAAAGCAGCTTGTACCCTAGCTTAACGCTAACCGCTACTGGTGGCTTACAAAGTTTAGAACTTGATAATTGGTTAGATGCCTCCTCTTTATTCTCCACCTTGGTAGGATCATTGACCCAACCCATTTTTAACGGTAGAAAATTAAGAACTCAACTTGAGGCTGCTCGTGCACAACAAGAGCAGGCATTGCTAAGTTATAAGAAGAGTTTACTGGTAGCGGGCCAAGAAGTTTCAAACGCTCTTTATAATTATGAAGCTGAGACCAAAAAGTTAAACGCCAGAAAAAAGGAGTTAGATTCTTATTCACTTGCAGAAGATTATTCAGAAGAATTATTGAACAATGGTCTTGTTAACTATTTAGAGGTGCTTACAGCACGCCAAAATGCATTGAACTCAGAACTGAACCTTATAGATTCAAAATATGGGCAATTGAGTTCTACTGTTGAATTATATAGAGCATTAGGTGGCGGGTGGCAATAA
- a CDS encoding HAE1 family hydrophobic/amphiphilic exporter-1, whose protein sequence is MFQKFIDRPVLSTVISVIIVILGVLGLTTLPVEQYPEIAPPTVQVSATYTGANATTVLNSVVVPLEEQINGVEGMTYMTSTASNDGTASISVFFELGTDPDIAAVNVQNRVSRANSVLPQSVISTGVTTQKSQNSSLMIFSIFSENENYDATFVENYAKINLVPKLKRIYGVGNVNVFGSKDYSMRIWIDPDKMAAFNVVPSDIQAALTEQNTEAATGKIGENADGVYEYVLKYSGRLDDISEYENIILKTTEDGGFLRLKDVATIEMGAFNYARKNYGMGNPGVAVGVYQTSGSNANQIIEEIETILEESKAEFPEGLDYVVPFNTKDFLDASIDHVVQTLIEAFILVFIVVFLFLQDFRSTLIPAIAVPVAIVGTFFFLQIFGYSINMLTLFAMILAIGIVVDDAIVVVEAVHAKLEDGATSAKSATKSAMSEISGAIISITLVMSAVFIPVSFIEGSSGVFYQQFGITLAVAILISAVNALTLSPALAALFLKPHTEEHGKKQNIKDRFFNGFNRGFNAVTDKYMGAVQTLIRRKWLGIGLLVIFSGLAVYLFQSTPSGFVPNEDRGIIFANVSMPPGTTLEQTEKTLMKLDSIYESMDIIDNRLTVSGFSLLNRVSAGSYGFSVMKLQDWSERKEDSQSVEATLKKLYGVSAAFKDAQIIYFTPPSIQGFGTSSGFEVQLQSKDGADYAAIDEVKNQFLGALNQRPEIQYAISQFNPNYPQYELDVDVEKIKMAGFSTTNIFNALQGYYGGIYSTDFNKFGKQYRVMIQAKPEDRADENSLNKIYVRNTEGESVAVSQFVGLDKIYGPESVERFNLLSSVKVTGAPNTGFSTGDALTAIEEVAAEVLPNSYTYEYSGLTREESASGSTTIIIFILSLVFVYFLLSAQYESYILPFAILLSLPFGLAGAILFINLGGLENNIYFQIALIMLIGLLAKNAILIVEFALQRRQSGMGLWDAAIEGAKARFRPIIMTSLAFIFGLLPLALSSGVGAIGNQSIGMSAVGGMLIGTILGVFIIPVLFVIFQSLQERFSGVPNNASEEDKVLNA, encoded by the coding sequence ATGTTTCAAAAATTTATAGATAGACCGGTACTTTCTACCGTAATATCAGTTATAATCGTAATTCTGGGGGTTTTAGGCCTTACAACCTTACCCGTAGAACAATACCCAGAAATTGCACCGCCTACCGTACAGGTGTCAGCTACCTATACTGGGGCAAACGCAACTACCGTATTGAACAGTGTAGTTGTACCATTAGAAGAACAAATTAATGGTGTAGAGGGAATGACGTATATGACCTCAACAGCCAGTAATGACGGTACCGCAAGTATAAGTGTTTTCTTTGAATTGGGTACAGACCCTGATATTGCCGCTGTAAACGTTCAAAACCGTGTTTCTAGGGCAAACAGTGTATTACCGCAGTCTGTAATTAGTACCGGCGTTACTACTCAAAAGTCTCAAAATAGTTCGTTGATGATATTTTCGATTTTTTCGGAAAACGAGAACTATGATGCCACTTTTGTAGAGAACTATGCCAAAATTAACCTAGTACCAAAACTTAAAAGAATTTACGGAGTTGGTAATGTAAATGTTTTTGGCTCTAAGGATTACTCTATGCGTATATGGATCGACCCTGATAAAATGGCAGCTTTTAATGTAGTTCCATCCGATATTCAAGCAGCTCTAACAGAACAGAATACTGAAGCTGCCACAGGTAAAATTGGTGAAAATGCAGATGGGGTTTATGAATATGTATTAAAGTATAGTGGTCGATTAGATGATATTTCAGAATACGAGAATATTATTCTTAAAACTACTGAAGATGGAGGTTTCTTGAGGCTAAAAGACGTTGCTACTATAGAAATGGGCGCCTTTAATTATGCCCGTAAAAATTACGGTATGGGTAACCCTGGGGTTGCCGTAGGGGTTTACCAAACATCGGGCTCTAACGCCAATCAAATTATTGAGGAGATAGAAACTATTTTAGAAGAGAGCAAAGCCGAATTTCCTGAAGGTTTAGACTATGTAGTTCCTTTTAACACCAAAGATTTCTTAGATGCATCTATAGACCATGTAGTACAGACCTTAATCGAGGCCTTTATATTGGTATTTATTGTAGTATTCCTATTCTTGCAAGATTTTAGGTCTACTTTAATTCCTGCCATAGCGGTACCTGTAGCTATTGTAGGTACATTTTTCTTCCTGCAAATCTTTGGGTATTCTATAAACATGCTCACCCTTTTTGCTATGATTCTCGCCATTGGTATTGTGGTGGATGATGCAATTGTGGTGGTGGAAGCGGTACATGCAAAACTAGAAGACGGTGCAACCTCGGCCAAATCGGCAACTAAATCTGCCATGAGCGAAATATCTGGTGCCATTATCTCTATTACCTTGGTAATGTCTGCGGTATTTATTCCAGTTTCCTTTATTGAAGGTTCATCAGGTGTATTTTATCAGCAATTCGGTATCACCTTAGCGGTAGCGATCTTAATTTCAGCAGTAAATGCCTTAACATTAAGTCCGGCATTGGCGGCCTTGTTCTTAAAACCTCACACCGAGGAGCACGGTAAAAAACAAAATATAAAAGATCGGTTTTTTAACGGCTTTAACCGCGGTTTTAATGCGGTTACCGATAAATATATGGGTGCGGTACAAACCTTGATCAGAAGAAAGTGGTTGGGTATAGGTCTTTTGGTAATATTCTCTGGTTTGGCGGTCTATTTATTTCAATCTACGCCATCTGGCTTTGTACCAAACGAGGATAGAGGTATCATTTTTGCCAATGTGAGTATGCCCCCTGGTACTACTTTAGAGCAAACAGAGAAGACCTTGATGAAACTGGATTCTATTTATGAATCGATGGATATTATTGATAACAGGTTAACTGTTTCCGGTTTTAGTTTATTAAACCGAGTTAGCGCCGGATCCTACGGTTTCTCTGTAATGAAACTACAAGATTGGAGCGAACGTAAAGAAGATTCTCAATCTGTTGAAGCTACATTAAAAAAGCTTTACGGAGTTTCAGCAGCGTTCAAAGATGCACAAATCATCTACTTTACGCCACCAAGTATTCAGGGGTTCGGTACATCATCAGGGTTTGAAGTTCAGTTACAGAGTAAAGATGGAGCCGATTATGCAGCCATTGATGAAGTTAAAAACCAGTTTTTGGGTGCACTTAACCAACGCCCAGAAATTCAATATGCCATATCGCAATTTAATCCTAATTATCCGCAATATGAGTTAGACGTAGATGTTGAAAAAATAAAGATGGCCGGTTTCTCGACCACTAATATTTTCAATGCTTTACAGGGGTATTACGGTGGAATCTACTCTACCGATTTTAATAAGTTCGGTAAGCAATATCGGGTCATGATACAAGCAAAACCAGAAGATAGAGCTGATGAAAATTCACTTAATAAAATTTATGTTAGAAATACAGAAGGTGAATCTGTTGCCGTAAGTCAGTTTGTAGGTCTAGATAAAATTTACGGTCCTGAGTCGGTTGAACGTTTTAATCTGCTAAGCTCTGTTAAAGTAACTGGTGCACCTAATACCGGTTTTAGTACGGGTGATGCCTTAACGGCTATTGAAGAGGTTGCCGCAGAAGTGCTTCCAAATAGTTATACCTATGAATATTCTGGCTTAACACGAGAAGAAAGTGCCTCTGGTAGTACAACCATTATCATTTTTATATTGAGTTTGGTCTTTGTGTATTTCTTATTGAGTGCACAGTACGAAAGTTACATTTTACCTTTCGCCATTCTACTTTCATTGCCATTTGGTCTTGCCGGTGCCATACTGTTCATTAATCTTGGCGGCTTGGAAAATAACATCTATTTCCAGATCGCACTGATTATGCTTATTGGTCTATTGGCTAAAAATGCCATTCTGATTGTGGAATTTGCATTACAGCGCAGACAGTCTGGCATGGGTCTTTGGGATGCTGCTATTGAAGGTGCCAAAGCTAGGTTTAGACCCATTATTATGACCTCACTTGCCTTTATATTCGGGTTATTGCCATTGGCATTATCATCAGGAGTTGGTGCAATTGGTAATCAATCTATCGGTATGAGTGCGGTAGGTGGTATGTTAATAGGAACCATATTAGGTGTATTCATTATTCCTGTTCTGTTCGTGATATTTCAGTCTTTACAAGAACGATTTTCTGGAGTTCCGAACAATGCCAGTGAAGAAGATAAAGTCTTAAATGCTTAA